One genomic segment of uncultured Desulfobacter sp. includes these proteins:
- the hrpB gene encoding ATP-dependent helicase HrpB, which produces MSLKELAMTSHLENGLSMLPRKVKNFAGIADLPVVSVLGQMDNALEEKRYALLAAPPGAGKTTLVPLALMERPWLKNKKIIMLEPRRLAARACAAHMAALLGETVGQRIGYQVRMERCIGPKTQVEIVTEGILTRRLQSDPGLEGVGLVIFDEFHERHIHGDLALALSLDAAEGFAEDLRIAVMSATMDTRALSDLLGNAPVISSQGRTWPVETIYVDPHNQKRASGSRSGWAGILPTCLNTVVKAMACHNGDILVFLPGVAAIRRLAQNLNEKFKQDPAVKIIPLFGSLSFKEQKAAIEPSALGNRKIVLATPIAETSLTIQGIRVVVDAGLVNQPEFSPGRGMTRLETRPVSKASADQRRGRAGRTAPGICYRLWPQYVHQGLVPFNRPEILNADLAHLVLELSLWGVRNPSELKWLNIPSPRAVAVAKDLLMSLGALDHGGAITAHGREMLTAGIHPRLAHMILRAKEMGHGFLGCCLCALVEEKDIAAFEHGRRDPDIVLRLEMLTKLSQSKTPKKAFPQRERALSILAQARRLASLFNIQGRGMDVNAAGRLLAQAFPDRVAVRRSAGSLSFLTAKGSGVFFDTENTLSARDFIVAVEVDGQAKNARIFLAAALDRADLENDFSTELVTQDVVDWNQETGSVKAVRQTLFGRIVVSQMPAPEPDPEAVKSAMIQGIKETGLRILDWRKKTMNFRDRMIFLKNLAKACPDFARLPDVGDQALTDTLADWLGPFLFGVTSAAGLKRVDLDAAIKALFTWDQLKLVDRHAPTHIRVPSGSTIPIRYADKNGPLASPVLAVRIQEVFGMAATPVIAAGQVPLTLHLLSPASRPVQITTDLAHFWAHTYQEVKKDLMGRYPKHYWPQNPHTAQATARAKPQKTK; this is translated from the coding sequence ATGAGTCTGAAAGAACTTGCTATGACCAGCCATTTGGAAAACGGCCTTTCAATGCTGCCCAGGAAGGTAAAAAATTTTGCCGGCATTGCAGATCTGCCTGTGGTGTCGGTGCTGGGACAGATGGACAACGCATTGGAAGAGAAACGTTATGCCCTGCTTGCAGCCCCGCCTGGCGCGGGAAAGACCACCCTTGTGCCCCTGGCCTTGATGGAGCGGCCCTGGTTAAAAAATAAAAAAATCATCATGCTGGAACCCCGGCGGCTGGCGGCCCGGGCCTGCGCCGCCCATATGGCTGCACTTCTTGGAGAAACTGTGGGTCAGCGTATTGGGTATCAGGTCCGCATGGAAAGATGCATTGGCCCAAAAACTCAGGTAGAAATTGTCACCGAAGGAATTCTTACCCGCAGGCTGCAGTCTGATCCGGGGCTGGAAGGCGTGGGGCTTGTTATCTTTGATGAATTCCATGAACGCCATATTCATGGGGATCTGGCCCTGGCCCTAAGCCTTGATGCGGCGGAAGGCTTTGCCGAAGACCTGCGCATTGCGGTGATGTCCGCCACCATGGATACCCGGGCGTTGTCCGATCTTTTGGGAAATGCCCCGGTGATTTCATCCCAGGGCAGAACCTGGCCCGTGGAAACCATATATGTGGATCCGCATAATCAAAAGCGGGCTTCCGGTTCCAGGTCCGGATGGGCCGGTATTCTGCCCACCTGTCTGAATACCGTGGTCAAGGCCATGGCCTGTCATAACGGAGATATTCTGGTCTTTCTGCCTGGTGTCGCAGCCATCCGGCGTCTTGCGCAAAATTTAAATGAAAAATTTAAACAGGATCCTGCTGTAAAAATTATCCCTTTGTTCGGCAGTCTCTCTTTCAAGGAACAGAAAGCTGCCATTGAGCCGTCAGCACTAGGAAATAGAAAAATTGTTTTGGCCACACCCATTGCAGAAACATCACTGACCATCCAGGGTATCCGGGTGGTAGTGGATGCAGGCCTGGTAAACCAGCCTGAATTTTCACCGGGCCGGGGCATGACCCGGCTTGAAACCCGCCCTGTTTCCAAAGCATCTGCAGACCAGCGCAGGGGCCGTGCCGGCCGCACCGCTCCGGGCATCTGCTACCGATTGTGGCCCCAATATGTGCACCAGGGCCTTGTGCCGTTCAACCGTCCGGAAATCCTCAACGCGGATCTGGCCCACCTGGTCCTTGAACTCTCCCTTTGGGGGGTGCGAAATCCTTCCGAACTTAAGTGGCTGAACATCCCTTCCCCCCGGGCGGTTGCAGTGGCAAAAGATCTGCTTATGTCCCTGGGCGCCCTGGATCATGGAGGCGCAATCACTGCCCATGGCCGGGAGATGCTGACTGCGGGCATCCACCCCCGGCTGGCCCATATGATCCTTCGGGCCAAAGAGATGGGTCACGGCTTTTTAGGATGCTGTCTATGTGCATTGGTTGAAGAAAAAGATATCGCTGCTTTTGAACATGGACGCCGGGACCCCGATATCGTACTGCGCCTGGAGATGCTGACCAAACTCTCCCAATCCAAAACCCCAAAAAAAGCTTTCCCCCAACGGGAACGGGCATTGTCCATCCTGGCCCAGGCCCGGCGGCTTGCTTCACTGTTTAATATTCAAGGCCGGGGCATGGATGTGAATGCGGCTGGAAGGCTTCTGGCCCAGGCCTTCCCGGACCGGGTGGCGGTAAGGCGCAGTGCCGGGTCTTTATCCTTTCTTACAGCCAAAGGCAGCGGTGTGTTTTTTGATACGGAAAATACCTTGTCTGCCCGTGACTTTATTGTGGCCGTTGAAGTAGACGGCCAGGCAAAAAATGCGCGTATTTTTCTGGCCGCAGCCCTGGATCGGGCAGATTTGGAAAACGACTTCTCAACGGAACTGGTAACCCAGGACGTTGTGGACTGGAATCAGGAGACCGGTTCTGTAAAGGCGGTCAGACAAACACTATTCGGCCGGATTGTTGTCAGCCAAATGCCGGCGCCCGAACCTGATCCGGAAGCAGTGAAATCCGCCATGATCCAAGGGATCAAGGAAACCGGTCTTCGGATACTTGACTGGCGAAAAAAAACCATGAATTTCAGGGACAGGATGATTTTTCTAAAAAATCTTGCCAAAGCCTGTCCGGATTTTGCCCGGTTGCCCGATGTGGGGGATCAAGCACTGACAGACACCCTGGCAGACTGGCTTGGCCCTTTTCTTTTCGGGGTGACCTCTGCTGCCGGACTCAAGCGCGTGGACCTGGATGCTGCCATAAAAGCGCTGTTTACCTGGGATCAGTTAAAATTGGTGGACCGGCACGCCCCCACCCATATCCGGGTGCCGTCCGGATCTACCATTCCCATCCGGTACGCCGATAAAAACGGGCCTTTGGCATCTCCAGTGCTTGCCGTCAGAATCCAGGAAGTGTTCGGCATGGCCGCTACCCCTGTGATTGCCGCAGGCCAGGTCCCCTTGACCCTTCACCTGCTATCCCCTGCATCCCGCCCGGTCCAAATCACAACCGACCTGGCTCATTTCTGGGCACATACCTACCAGGAGGTAAAAAAGGACCTTATGGGACGTTATCCTAAACATTACTGGCCCCAAAATCCACATACGGCCCAGGCTACGGCCAGGGCGAAACCCCAAAAGACTAAATAG